One genomic window of Lytechinus variegatus isolate NC3 chromosome 1, Lvar_3.0, whole genome shotgun sequence includes the following:
- the LOC121416796 gene encoding serine/arginine repetitive matrix protein 1-like isoform X3: protein MPQDGRYRRRSRSRSRNKRSRRRRHGSSKSSGSSYSRSRSRTPEQRYRDKGRSSRRTPPKYRRSSKRSPSHEKRRPRYDRRSRSESSSPRRRSLEKKEYLNTSKVLTGNFSNIPGLDYIGRGGKGDNESNQDLDLRLRELETQGSAGSSRSRAAEQSKNSQRDYFESKRESQESYKERSRSPAEKKYESSRYSKERAVSPDSERYREQKDQKRPDYGIRVEVKRKPSPKRRKFDPSLVFIPRRKDEGLQPIFDRPEIIVRTLEDDPEMYPEKYERFACWKKSPERNRKRNDREYSREREERPRKQNRHHKDSRRSPSPDPQQPRQATVMMKPFTVYEKYEQSLRNKPAPTPATQEVDNYLQRSQDFGLSQSSLPLSGSTSLFSSGLGLDNVLDVGSDLRLDLDVRRQFLVREAEKQLDLQQLQPSISPTLGRLTGSGMSLDRREIASSERRPVRERLGDLDRGVIKLDSEVPDFRKEVEELQRLDPTSQPIRGNFFQHDDRDQPSLAEEKRGIRPSPRGRGGYVPRSSYRGARGIGRGYLGRNFIPNFRGYSRGLNRFPSRRGGYGSSWKHDKFEDKDRENRDKREKKEKKSKSSSSDKKKTKKSSKKTPERSKSKRESKK, encoded by the exons ATCTTCAGGTTCTAGCTACTCAAGATCTAGATCTCGTACACCAGAGCAGCGGTACCGTGATAAGGGCAGATCTTCACGAAGAACCCCACCAAAGTATCGTCGCTCTTCAAAACGGTCCCCTTCACATGAGAAAAGGAGGCCAAGGTATGACCGCCGATCCCGCTCTGAGTCATCATCCCCCAGGCGACGGTCACTCGAAAAGAAAGAATATCTGAATACCTCCAAGGTCCTGACAGGCAACTTCTCCAACATCCCTGGACTTGATTACATAGGCCGAGGAGGAAAAGGTGATAATGAGTCTAATCAGGATCTTGATTTACGTCTCAGAGAACTTGAGACCCAGGGATCTGCTGGGTCATCTCGATCCAGAGCTGCAGAACAATCAAAGAACTCTCAGAGAGACTACTTTGAGTCAAAGAGAGAATCACAAGAAAGTTACAAAGAACGCAGTAGGTCACCGGCTGAGAAGAAGTATGAGTCATCAAGGTACTCCAAGGAAAGAGCTGTGTCTCCAGACAGCGAGAGGTATAGGGAGCAAAAGGATCAGAAACGACCCGATTATGGTATCAGAGTCGAGGTAAAGAGAAAGCCGTCGCCAAAGAGAAGAAAGTTTGATCCCAGCCTGGTGTTCATACCTCGCAGGAAGGATGAAGGTTTGCAGCCGATATTCGATCGCCCAGAAATCATTGTCCGCACTTTGGAGGATGATCCTGAAATGTACCCTGAGAAGTATGAACGCTTTGCTTGTTGGAAGAAGTCTCCTGAGCGAAACCGAAAGAGGAACGACCGGGAGTACAgcagagagagggaggaaagaccAAGGAAGCAGAACAGACATCACAAAGATAGCAGGAGGTCTCCCAGTCCAGATCCTCAGCAGCCAAGGCAGGCAACTGTCATGATGAAGCCATTCACTGTTTATGAGAAATACGAACAATCCTTGCGGAATAAACCTGCACCTACTCCTGCAACACAGGAAGTGGATAACTACTTGCAGCGCTCCCAGGACTTTGGTCTATCCCAGAGCTCTCTCCCTCTGTCCGGGTCTACCAGCTTGTTTAGTTCTGGCTTGGGACTGGATAACGTCCTTGATGTAGGTAGCGATCTCCGACTTGACCTGGATGTGCGTCGGCAGTTCCTTGTGAGGGAAGCTGAAAAACAGCTGGATTTGCAGCAACTCCAACCCTCCATATCCCCAACCCTAGGCCGGCTGACTGGGTCAGGAATGTCCCTTGATCGAAGAGAAATTGCTTCGTCAGAAAGAAGACCAGTGAGGGAGCGGCTTGGTGATCTGGATAGAGGGGTAATAAAGTTGGACAGTGAAGTACCTGACTTTAGGAAAGAGGTCGAAGAGCTACAAAGACTGGATCCTACTTCTCAGCCAATTAGAGGAAATTTCTTTCAG CATGATGATCGTGATCAGCCCTCACTGGCCGAAGAAAAGCGTGGCATAAGGCCGTCACCAAGGGGTCGAGGAGGCTATGTGCCCCGCAGCTCATACCGTGGAGCACGTGGTATCGGCCGAGGTTATCTGGGCCGTAACTTCATCCCAAACTTCAGAGGTTATTCTAGAGGGTTAAACAGGTTTCCTTCTCGTCGAGGAGGATACGGCTCCTCCTGGAAACATGACAAGTTTGAGGACAAGGACAGAGAGAACCGAGataagagagagaagaaagaaaagaaatcaaagtcTTCATCGTCAGATAAG AAAAAGACCAAGAAGTCATCAAAGAAGACTCCAGAAAGATCCAAGTCT aAAAGAGAAAGCAAGAAGTGA
- the LOC121416796 gene encoding serine/arginine repetitive matrix protein 1-like isoform X2, with translation MTRCLEDYSLTDQKLDYRVKDLNGSTMPQDGRYRRRSRSRSRNKRSRRRRSSGSSYSRSRSRTPEQRYRDKGRSSRRTPPKYRRSSKRSPSHEKRRPRYDRRSRSESSSPRRRSLEKKEYLNTSKVLTGNFSNIPGLDYIGRGGKGDNESNQDLDLRLRELETQGSAGSSRSRAAEQSKNSQRDYFESKRESQESYKERSRSPAEKKYESSRYSKERAVSPDSERYREQKDQKRPDYGIRVEVKRKPSPKRRKFDPSLVFIPRRKDEGLQPIFDRPEIIVRTLEDDPEMYPEKYERFACWKKSPERNRKRNDREYSREREERPRKQNRHHKDSRRSPSPDPQQPRQATVMMKPFTVYEKYEQSLRNKPAPTPATQEVDNYLQRSQDFGLSQSSLPLSGSTSLFSSGLGLDNVLDVGSDLRLDLDVRRQFLVREAEKQLDLQQLQPSISPTLGRLTGSGMSLDRREIASSERRPVRERLGDLDRGVIKLDSEVPDFRKEVEELQRLDPTSQPIRGNFFQHDDRDQPSLAEEKRGIRPSPRGRGGYVPRSSYRGARGIGRGYLGRNFIPNFRGYSRGLNRFPSRRGGYGSSWKHDKFEDKDRENRDKREKKEKKSKSSSSDKKKTKKSSKKTPERSKSKRESKK, from the exons ATCTTCAGGTTCTAGCTACTCAAGATCTAGATCTCGTACACCAGAGCAGCGGTACCGTGATAAGGGCAGATCTTCACGAAGAACCCCACCAAAGTATCGTCGCTCTTCAAAACGGTCCCCTTCACATGAGAAAAGGAGGCCAAGGTATGACCGCCGATCCCGCTCTGAGTCATCATCCCCCAGGCGACGGTCACTCGAAAAGAAAGAATATCTGAATACCTCCAAGGTCCTGACAGGCAACTTCTCCAACATCCCTGGACTTGATTACATAGGCCGAGGAGGAAAAGGTGATAATGAGTCTAATCAGGATCTTGATTTACGTCTCAGAGAACTTGAGACCCAGGGATCTGCTGGGTCATCTCGATCCAGAGCTGCAGAACAATCAAAGAACTCTCAGAGAGACTACTTTGAGTCAAAGAGAGAATCACAAGAAAGTTACAAAGAACGCAGTAGGTCACCGGCTGAGAAGAAGTATGAGTCATCAAGGTACTCCAAGGAAAGAGCTGTGTCTCCAGACAGCGAGAGGTATAGGGAGCAAAAGGATCAGAAACGACCCGATTATGGTATCAGAGTCGAGGTAAAGAGAAAGCCGTCGCCAAAGAGAAGAAAGTTTGATCCCAGCCTGGTGTTCATACCTCGCAGGAAGGATGAAGGTTTGCAGCCGATATTCGATCGCCCAGAAATCATTGTCCGCACTTTGGAGGATGATCCTGAAATGTACCCTGAGAAGTATGAACGCTTTGCTTGTTGGAAGAAGTCTCCTGAGCGAAACCGAAAGAGGAACGACCGGGAGTACAgcagagagagggaggaaagaccAAGGAAGCAGAACAGACATCACAAAGATAGCAGGAGGTCTCCCAGTCCAGATCCTCAGCAGCCAAGGCAGGCAACTGTCATGATGAAGCCATTCACTGTTTATGAGAAATACGAACAATCCTTGCGGAATAAACCTGCACCTACTCCTGCAACACAGGAAGTGGATAACTACTTGCAGCGCTCCCAGGACTTTGGTCTATCCCAGAGCTCTCTCCCTCTGTCCGGGTCTACCAGCTTGTTTAGTTCTGGCTTGGGACTGGATAACGTCCTTGATGTAGGTAGCGATCTCCGACTTGACCTGGATGTGCGTCGGCAGTTCCTTGTGAGGGAAGCTGAAAAACAGCTGGATTTGCAGCAACTCCAACCCTCCATATCCCCAACCCTAGGCCGGCTGACTGGGTCAGGAATGTCCCTTGATCGAAGAGAAATTGCTTCGTCAGAAAGAAGACCAGTGAGGGAGCGGCTTGGTGATCTGGATAGAGGGGTAATAAAGTTGGACAGTGAAGTACCTGACTTTAGGAAAGAGGTCGAAGAGCTACAAAGACTGGATCCTACTTCTCAGCCAATTAGAGGAAATTTCTTTCAG CATGATGATCGTGATCAGCCCTCACTGGCCGAAGAAAAGCGTGGCATAAGGCCGTCACCAAGGGGTCGAGGAGGCTATGTGCCCCGCAGCTCATACCGTGGAGCACGTGGTATCGGCCGAGGTTATCTGGGCCGTAACTTCATCCCAAACTTCAGAGGTTATTCTAGAGGGTTAAACAGGTTTCCTTCTCGTCGAGGAGGATACGGCTCCTCCTGGAAACATGACAAGTTTGAGGACAAGGACAGAGAGAACCGAGataagagagagaagaaagaaaagaaatcaaagtcTTCATCGTCAGATAAG AAAAAGACCAAGAAGTCATCAAAGAAGACTCCAGAAAGATCCAAGTCT aAAAGAGAAAGCAAGAAGTGA
- the LOC121416796 gene encoding serine/arginine repetitive matrix protein 1-like isoform X1 gives MTRCLEDYSLTDQKLDYRVKDLNGSTMPQDGRYRRRSRSRSRNKRSRRRRHGSSKSSGSSYSRSRSRTPEQRYRDKGRSSRRTPPKYRRSSKRSPSHEKRRPRYDRRSRSESSSPRRRSLEKKEYLNTSKVLTGNFSNIPGLDYIGRGGKGDNESNQDLDLRLRELETQGSAGSSRSRAAEQSKNSQRDYFESKRESQESYKERSRSPAEKKYESSRYSKERAVSPDSERYREQKDQKRPDYGIRVEVKRKPSPKRRKFDPSLVFIPRRKDEGLQPIFDRPEIIVRTLEDDPEMYPEKYERFACWKKSPERNRKRNDREYSREREERPRKQNRHHKDSRRSPSPDPQQPRQATVMMKPFTVYEKYEQSLRNKPAPTPATQEVDNYLQRSQDFGLSQSSLPLSGSTSLFSSGLGLDNVLDVGSDLRLDLDVRRQFLVREAEKQLDLQQLQPSISPTLGRLTGSGMSLDRREIASSERRPVRERLGDLDRGVIKLDSEVPDFRKEVEELQRLDPTSQPIRGNFFQHDDRDQPSLAEEKRGIRPSPRGRGGYVPRSSYRGARGIGRGYLGRNFIPNFRGYSRGLNRFPSRRGGYGSSWKHDKFEDKDRENRDKREKKEKKSKSSSSDKKKTKKSSKKTPERSKSKRESKK, from the exons ATCTTCAGGTTCTAGCTACTCAAGATCTAGATCTCGTACACCAGAGCAGCGGTACCGTGATAAGGGCAGATCTTCACGAAGAACCCCACCAAAGTATCGTCGCTCTTCAAAACGGTCCCCTTCACATGAGAAAAGGAGGCCAAGGTATGACCGCCGATCCCGCTCTGAGTCATCATCCCCCAGGCGACGGTCACTCGAAAAGAAAGAATATCTGAATACCTCCAAGGTCCTGACAGGCAACTTCTCCAACATCCCTGGACTTGATTACATAGGCCGAGGAGGAAAAGGTGATAATGAGTCTAATCAGGATCTTGATTTACGTCTCAGAGAACTTGAGACCCAGGGATCTGCTGGGTCATCTCGATCCAGAGCTGCAGAACAATCAAAGAACTCTCAGAGAGACTACTTTGAGTCAAAGAGAGAATCACAAGAAAGTTACAAAGAACGCAGTAGGTCACCGGCTGAGAAGAAGTATGAGTCATCAAGGTACTCCAAGGAAAGAGCTGTGTCTCCAGACAGCGAGAGGTATAGGGAGCAAAAGGATCAGAAACGACCCGATTATGGTATCAGAGTCGAGGTAAAGAGAAAGCCGTCGCCAAAGAGAAGAAAGTTTGATCCCAGCCTGGTGTTCATACCTCGCAGGAAGGATGAAGGTTTGCAGCCGATATTCGATCGCCCAGAAATCATTGTCCGCACTTTGGAGGATGATCCTGAAATGTACCCTGAGAAGTATGAACGCTTTGCTTGTTGGAAGAAGTCTCCTGAGCGAAACCGAAAGAGGAACGACCGGGAGTACAgcagagagagggaggaaagaccAAGGAAGCAGAACAGACATCACAAAGATAGCAGGAGGTCTCCCAGTCCAGATCCTCAGCAGCCAAGGCAGGCAACTGTCATGATGAAGCCATTCACTGTTTATGAGAAATACGAACAATCCTTGCGGAATAAACCTGCACCTACTCCTGCAACACAGGAAGTGGATAACTACTTGCAGCGCTCCCAGGACTTTGGTCTATCCCAGAGCTCTCTCCCTCTGTCCGGGTCTACCAGCTTGTTTAGTTCTGGCTTGGGACTGGATAACGTCCTTGATGTAGGTAGCGATCTCCGACTTGACCTGGATGTGCGTCGGCAGTTCCTTGTGAGGGAAGCTGAAAAACAGCTGGATTTGCAGCAACTCCAACCCTCCATATCCCCAACCCTAGGCCGGCTGACTGGGTCAGGAATGTCCCTTGATCGAAGAGAAATTGCTTCGTCAGAAAGAAGACCAGTGAGGGAGCGGCTTGGTGATCTGGATAGAGGGGTAATAAAGTTGGACAGTGAAGTACCTGACTTTAGGAAAGAGGTCGAAGAGCTACAAAGACTGGATCCTACTTCTCAGCCAATTAGAGGAAATTTCTTTCAG CATGATGATCGTGATCAGCCCTCACTGGCCGAAGAAAAGCGTGGCATAAGGCCGTCACCAAGGGGTCGAGGAGGCTATGTGCCCCGCAGCTCATACCGTGGAGCACGTGGTATCGGCCGAGGTTATCTGGGCCGTAACTTCATCCCAAACTTCAGAGGTTATTCTAGAGGGTTAAACAGGTTTCCTTCTCGTCGAGGAGGATACGGCTCCTCCTGGAAACATGACAAGTTTGAGGACAAGGACAGAGAGAACCGAGataagagagagaagaaagaaaagaaatcaaagtcTTCATCGTCAGATAAG AAAAAGACCAAGAAGTCATCAAAGAAGACTCCAGAAAGATCCAAGTCT aAAAGAGAAAGCAAGAAGTGA